In Caldicellulosiruptor morganii, the following proteins share a genomic window:
- a CDS encoding Gfo/Idh/MocA family protein, giving the protein MTKTRVAIMGCGNIAPVYVKNLKRFGIFEIVACADVDLQRAKGLSSEFSIKEAVEPDRVYDLDVDIVVNLTPPQHHYNINKKVLESGKHLYSEKPLCSTVYEAKEILEFAQNKGLIIGCAPDTFLGANIQTAKKLIQDGWIGKPFAANCFVMYGGPEKWHPNPHFIFKKFMGPLFDIGPYCLTALVFLLGSVKKVSAMGKITFNERLVTSEPHRGEKIVVEMPTYVTAKILFEDDIIGNVTVSYDVPATNLRGIEIYGEEGTLIVPDPNFFDYGRVLLKRHDDQEFKEVPVINPFNYDNLRGLGILDMALAIRLKTPLRASGSLAFHVLETLFAIYTSLQEERFVDVQSKAPDVPLLDMKLLREVLCI; this is encoded by the coding sequence TGTGTATGTTAAAAATTTAAAAAGGTTTGGAATATTTGAGATTGTGGCATGTGCGGATGTAGATTTACAGAGAGCAAAAGGGCTATCATCGGAATTTTCAATAAAAGAAGCTGTTGAGCCAGACAGGGTGTATGATTTGGATGTAGATATAGTTGTCAACCTGACACCACCCCAGCATCATTACAACATCAACAAAAAGGTACTTGAAAGCGGTAAACACCTTTACAGCGAAAAACCTCTTTGCTCTACGGTGTATGAAGCAAAAGAAATTCTGGAGTTTGCCCAAAATAAAGGGTTGATAATTGGATGTGCTCCAGATACCTTTCTTGGTGCAAATATCCAGACGGCTAAAAAGCTTATCCAGGATGGCTGGATAGGGAAGCCGTTTGCAGCCAACTGTTTTGTAATGTATGGCGGACCGGAAAAGTGGCATCCAAATCCTCACTTTATTTTCAAAAAGTTTATGGGACCTCTGTTTGACATAGGTCCATATTGCCTGACTGCACTTGTGTTCTTGCTGGGCTCTGTGAAAAAGGTATCTGCAATGGGCAAGATTACTTTCAATGAAAGACTTGTTACATCTGAGCCTCACAGGGGCGAAAAAATTGTGGTTGAAATGCCAACGTATGTGACGGCAAAAATCTTGTTTGAAGATGACATAATTGGAAATGTAACTGTGTCGTATGATGTGCCGGCAACAAATCTTCGTGGAATAGAAATATATGGAGAAGAAGGTACATTGATTGTTCCTGACCCCAACTTCTTTGACTATGGCAGAGTGCTTTTGAAAAGACATGATGATCAGGAGTTTAAAGAAGTGCCTGTAATAAACCCGTTCAATTACGACAATTTAAGGGGGCTTGGGATACTTGACATGGCGCTTGCGATAAGGCTCAAAACTCCACTCAGAGCATCCGGAAGCTTAGCCTTTCATGTTTTGGAAACACTTTTTGCAATATATACTTCTCTGCAGGAGGAAAGATTTGTGGATGTCCAGAGCAAAGCGCCCGATGTTCCTCTTTTGGATATGAAGCTTTTGAGAGAAGTTTTATGTATATAG